Proteins encoded together in one Methanobrevibacter ruminantium window:
- the map gene encoding type II methionyl aminopeptidase, protein MVDEIKSYEEAGKIVSKVRSDASKMIQNGLPILELVEFVESEILKSGAGIAFPCNVSINEITAHYTSPAGDTNKMVTGDLVKLDLGAEVNGYIADSAVTIMVPGDNLEELFDEETLELNQRIIDASAAGLEAAISTVRAGVKVCDVGRAVEEAIGEYNLNPVRNLTGHSLEHWNLHAGISVPNYDNNDPTILEEGQAVAIEPFATNGEGIVNDCPMAYIFSFLQSKPFRMKNTQRMLQYIEKNYRYLPFSGRWLTENFNEHRVNSGLKQLGDAMAIYPYAALKERTGAWVSQKEHTLIVESDGCNITTL, encoded by the coding sequence ATGGTTGATGAAATTAAATCTTATGAAGAAGCTGGAAAAATCGTATCAAAAGTAAGATCAGATGCTTCAAAAATGATTCAAAACGGTCTGCCGATTCTTGAACTTGTGGAATTCGTGGAAAGTGAAATACTCAAGTCTGGTGCAGGGATTGCATTTCCTTGCAACGTTTCAATAAACGAAATCACTGCACATTACACCTCACCTGCAGGAGACACCAACAAAATGGTTACAGGAGATTTGGTAAAGCTCGACCTTGGAGCTGAAGTCAATGGTTATATTGCAGATTCCGCTGTGACAATTATGGTTCCAGGAGACAATCTCGAAGAACTCTTTGACGAGGAAACATTAGAGCTCAACCAAAGAATCATTGATGCCTCAGCAGCAGGACTTGAAGCTGCAATCAGCACTGTAAGGGCAGGAGTAAAGGTCTGTGATGTTGGAAGAGCAGTTGAAGAAGCGATTGGAGAATATAATCTTAATCCTGTAAGAAACCTTACAGGCCATAGCCTTGAACACTGGAACTTGCATGCAGGAATTTCAGTGCCGAACTATGACAATAATGATCCAACAATTCTTGAAGAGGGACAAGCTGTAGCAATCGAACCTTTTGCAACAAATGGCGAAGGTATCGTAAATGACTGCCCTATGGCATATATCTTTTCATTTTTACAGTCAAAACCATTTAGGATGAAAAATACTCAAAGGATGCTTCAATATATTGAAAAGAATTATCGTTACTTGCCATTTAGTGGACGCTGGCTTACAGAAAACTTCAATGAACATAGAGTGAACTCAGGCCTTAAGCAATTAGGGGATGCTATGGCAATATATCCATATGCTGCACTTAAGGAAAGAACAGGTGCATGGGTATCACAAAAAGAGCATACTTTGATTGTTGAAAGTGATGGTTGCAATATTACCACACTTTAA